One stretch of Paenibacillus sp. AN1007 DNA includes these proteins:
- a CDS encoding stalk domain-containing protein, which produces MMKTGTSKKMIAAAMLVMSLTFSGLTSASAAEMKMIKKDGMELVQLRQAANMYGYSIMWDSQDRSVTLMYNGGMDDMKMKDEMTMSSDMKMHNDLMNTDSKMMDDDMMMTDDDKMMKDDKIMKEEMMMPAAKTIKVWVGSKKMMVDGMQVSLNSMPSIHEGSTYVSHMVVSKYMMPMNTMK; this is translated from the coding sequence ATGATGAAAACAGGCACAAGCAAAAAGATGATTGCAGCAGCGATGTTGGTGATGTCGTTAACGTTCTCAGGATTAACGAGCGCAAGCGCGGCAGAGATGAAAATGATCAAAAAGGATGGCATGGAACTTGTGCAGTTGAGGCAGGCTGCAAATATGTATGGTTACAGCATTATGTGGGACAGCCAAGATCGTTCGGTCACATTGATGTACAATGGCGGGATGGACGATATGAAGATGAAAGACGAGATGACAATGAGCAGCGACATGAAGATGCATAACGATTTGATGAATACAGATAGCAAGATGATGGACGATGACATGATGATGACGGACGACGATAAGATGATGAAGGACGATAAGATAATGAAGGAAGAAATGATGATGCCTGCGGCTAAAACCATTAAAGTGTGGGTGGGTTCTAAAAAAATGATGGTCGACGGCATGCAGGTTAGTCTGAATTCAATGCCTTCTATACATGAGGGGAGTACGTATGTGAGTCATATGGTCGTTTCCAAATACATGATGCCTATGAATACGATGAAGTAA
- a CDS encoding glycoside hydrolase family 2 protein, whose product MSVIQSQLLENWTFKACEDQEWMPAQVPGCVHTDLLRLGKIPDPFYGTNEKEVQWIDKKDWEYQTAFDVEASLYAQEQLELVFDGLDTYADVYVNDTHVLSADNMFRVWKADIKALVKEQDNVLRIRFRSPIQEDLPKLEKLGYALPASNDQSDVGGLGDKRVSIFARKAPYHYGWDWGPRFVTSGIWREVRLEGWTDVTIKDLFIRQNEVTAASAQVTAVVEVETSQPIDTVIRIGADGQRWETAVSLQPGSHTVEVPVSIPDPRLWWSRGLGEPYRYTFAAEVLQGERAVAYYEVQTGLRSVRLVRDPDEAGATFYFELNGVAVFAKGANHIPNDSFITEMTRERYLHEIISAAESNMNMLRVWGGGFYEEDVFYDLCDEYGIMVWQDFMFACSMYPGDEAFLESVRHEAIDNVKRLRNHPSIVLWCGNNEIDSAWAHYIENGGWGWKKDYNAEQRDRIWADYEAIFHDLLPEVVEAYAPGMDYWPSSPLVSLSGDEKQHAHPSTSEGDIHYWGVWHNVEPFENYNVYVGRFMSEYGFQSFPEYKSVRTYAEEADLALESEVMLAHQKNGAGNRLIKQYMDMYLPASKDFPSFLYMSQVLQAEAMKTAIEAHRRRKPYCMGTLYWQMNDCWPVASWAGMDYLGRWKALQYYAKRSFSDVLVSADGTQKDFTDIYVISDQLNPVKGQLQLRLIGFDGQVHRDETLEVSLAPNSGEKLGSLQHADWLKGLDPAAVLLRLDLHQDGAADIVQEHYFVPAKDLALQQANIKVSEVTDEEGKYLVLESDQLAKQVWMSSESEGIFTDNFFDLIPGIPVKVKFTSREALQREDVISNPGPVEVRSMIDFIQVDKG is encoded by the coding sequence ATGAGCGTAATACAATCGCAACTTTTAGAGAACTGGACGTTTAAGGCTTGTGAAGATCAGGAATGGATGCCGGCTCAAGTGCCTGGATGTGTACATACGGATCTGCTGCGGCTGGGCAAAATTCCCGATCCGTTCTACGGCACGAACGAGAAGGAAGTGCAGTGGATCGACAAGAAGGATTGGGAGTACCAAACGGCTTTTGATGTTGAGGCTTCACTCTATGCACAGGAACAGCTGGAACTGGTTTTTGACGGGTTGGATACGTATGCCGATGTATACGTGAATGACACTCATGTGCTGTCTGCGGACAACATGTTCCGGGTATGGAAGGCAGATATAAAAGCACTCGTGAAAGAACAAGACAACGTGCTTCGTATTCGTTTTCGATCTCCCATCCAGGAGGACTTGCCGAAGCTGGAGAAGCTGGGGTACGCTCTGCCTGCTTCGAATGATCAATCCGATGTGGGCGGTCTTGGGGATAAACGTGTCAGTATTTTTGCCCGCAAAGCGCCATATCACTATGGCTGGGATTGGGGCCCGCGTTTTGTCACCAGCGGTATCTGGCGAGAAGTCAGGCTTGAAGGCTGGACAGACGTAACCATTAAAGACTTGTTTATCCGGCAAAACGAAGTGACTGCCGCATCGGCTCAAGTGACTGCCGTGGTCGAAGTTGAAACTTCGCAGCCTATAGATACTGTTATTCGCATTGGTGCGGATGGTCAGCGCTGGGAGACAGCAGTATCTCTGCAGCCTGGTTCACACACAGTGGAAGTGCCCGTGTCCATTCCAGATCCGAGGCTTTGGTGGAGCCGTGGACTGGGTGAACCTTACCGATATACTTTTGCAGCCGAGGTGCTTCAGGGCGAGCGGGCAGTCGCGTATTATGAAGTCCAGACAGGACTTCGTTCTGTCCGTCTCGTTCGTGATCCGGACGAAGCCGGTGCAACTTTTTATTTTGAATTGAATGGAGTCGCGGTGTTTGCCAAAGGAGCCAACCACATTCCAAATGACAGCTTCATTACAGAAATGACGCGTGAACGATATCTGCATGAGATCATCTCGGCAGCCGAGTCCAACATGAATATGCTGCGTGTATGGGGCGGGGGCTTCTATGAAGAGGACGTGTTCTATGATCTTTGCGATGAGTACGGGATCATGGTGTGGCAGGATTTTATGTTTGCCTGCAGCATGTATCCGGGGGATGAAGCATTTCTGGAAAGTGTCCGGCATGAGGCCATCGACAACGTGAAACGACTGCGCAACCATCCGAGTATTGTGCTGTGGTGCGGAAACAATGAGATTGATTCGGCTTGGGCGCATTATATTGAGAACGGAGGCTGGGGCTGGAAAAAGGATTATAACGCCGAGCAGCGTGATCGCATCTGGGCAGACTATGAGGCCATCTTCCATGACCTGCTGCCGGAAGTTGTGGAAGCCTACGCACCAGGTATGGATTACTGGCCGTCGTCACCGCTTGTATCGCTGTCAGGAGACGAGAAGCAGCATGCCCATCCGTCGACATCGGAAGGGGACATCCATTACTGGGGTGTATGGCACAACGTTGAACCTTTTGAGAATTACAATGTGTATGTCGGTCGTTTCATGAGTGAATATGGATTCCAATCGTTCCCGGAATACAAGTCGGTGCGAACGTATGCCGAGGAAGCAGATCTGGCGCTGGAATCAGAGGTCATGCTGGCACATCAAAAGAACGGAGCGGGCAATCGGCTGATCAAGCAGTACATGGATATGTATTTGCCTGCATCGAAGGATTTTCCTTCCTTTCTCTATATGAGCCAGGTGCTTCAAGCAGAAGCGATGAAAACGGCAATTGAAGCCCATCGACGCCGCAAGCCGTACTGCATGGGTACGCTGTACTGGCAGATGAATGACTGCTGGCCTGTCGCTTCGTGGGCAGGGATGGATTATCTTGGCCGCTGGAAAGCACTGCAGTATTATGCCAAACGCAGTTTCAGCGATGTGCTGGTATCTGCGGATGGTACACAGAAAGACTTCACGGATATTTATGTGATCTCGGACCAATTGAATCCGGTGAAAGGGCAGCTTCAGCTTCGCCTGATCGGATTCGATGGCCAGGTGCATCGGGATGAAACACTTGAAGTCAGCTTGGCACCGAATTCAGGTGAGAAACTAGGTTCGCTGCAGCATGCTGATTGGCTCAAAGGGCTTGATCCGGCAGCTGTGCTGCTGCGTTTGGACCTGCATCAGGACGGTGCGGCTGATATCGTGCAGGAGCATTATTTTGTGCCCGCCAAAGATCTTGCACTGCAGCAAGCAAACATTAAAGTCAGTGAAGTGACTGATGAAGAGGGAAAATATCTGGTGCTGGAGAGTGATCAGCTTGCCAAGCAGGTATGGATGTCTTCGGAGAGCGAAGGAATATTCACGGACAATTTCTTCGATCTGATCCCTGGTATTCCGGTAAAGGTGAAATTTACTTCAAGAGAAGCTCTGCAGCGTGAGGATGTGATCTCGAATCCAGGTCCCGTTGAGGTACGATCCATGATTGATTTTATTCAAGTAGACAAAGGGTAA
- a CDS encoding ATP-binding protein, protein MKLRTYLVLSSLTGIGVLLICLLISYSKMLLTIEQFYLLSAVTGGVGLLSFVLQYLLTKPLEKSIARITERTKRLAEGDFQTEVPLVGPQEFKMLAQQFNEMSSRLKESFDDLHHSESARRELIANVSHDLRTPLASIQAFVEALEDDVIKDEVTFQRYLNTIRLETKRLGGLIQDLFDLSSLEAKGDQFDPQPSHVDELVLSTLESFSFHLAERQLRVEIKLPDRLPAVMMVPAQMKRVLSNLLQNAIQYSPVEGTIMLTAAEQGAFLRIAVMDEGEGIEVQETKRIFDRFYRIDKSRSKNNGGAGLGLAIAQSIVERHGGEIGVQSTKGAGSCFWFTLPVYVSR, encoded by the coding sequence ATGAAGCTGCGTACGTATTTGGTATTGTCCAGTCTTACAGGCATTGGCGTACTGCTGATCTGTTTATTGATCAGTTATTCAAAAATGCTGCTTACCATCGAACAGTTTTATCTATTGTCGGCAGTAACGGGCGGAGTAGGTTTACTTTCTTTTGTTCTTCAGTATTTATTAACGAAGCCATTAGAGAAGTCCATCGCACGTATTACAGAGCGCACAAAGCGACTGGCCGAAGGGGATTTCCAGACGGAAGTCCCTCTCGTCGGTCCACAGGAATTCAAGATGCTCGCACAGCAATTTAATGAAATGAGCTCCAGGCTGAAGGAGAGCTTTGACGATCTGCATCATTCCGAATCAGCCAGACGAGAGTTAATTGCAAATGTTTCCCATGACTTGCGTACACCTCTGGCCTCGATTCAGGCTTTTGTTGAAGCGCTGGAGGATGATGTAATCAAGGATGAAGTCACCTTTCAACGATACTTGAACACGATTCGTCTGGAAACGAAACGGTTGGGAGGCCTGATTCAGGACCTTTTTGACCTATCCAGTCTGGAAGCGAAGGGGGATCAGTTCGATCCTCAGCCCAGCCATGTTGATGAGTTAGTGCTCAGCACACTGGAGAGCTTTTCGTTTCATCTTGCCGAGAGACAGCTGCGCGTGGAGATTAAGCTGCCTGATCGATTGCCGGCGGTTATGATGGTGCCTGCACAGATGAAGCGTGTACTCTCTAATTTACTGCAAAATGCCATTCAATACTCTCCTGTCGAAGGCACAATTATGCTTACTGCAGCTGAGCAGGGAGCATTTTTACGAATTGCGGTGATGGATGAAGGTGAGGGAATTGAAGTGCAGGAAACGAAACGTATTTTCGACCGTTTTTATCGCATTGATAAATCTCGCAGTAAAAATAATGGAGGTGCGGGACTTGGGCTCGCCATTGCTCAATCGATTGTGGAACGGCATGGGGGTGAGATCGGGGTGCAGAGTACAAAGGGTGCAGGCAGCTGCTTCTGGTTTACCCTTCCGGTGTATGTCAGCCGCTAA
- a CDS encoding tetratricopeptide repeat protein: MNDLQQALHWRQEGRMQEAIELLHKITEREPENGEGWYQLAWAHDSLGLEREAVPYYEQALQLKLSAEDRAGAILGLGSTYRTLGQYEQARTWLLTGITEFPEHREFEVFYAMVLYNLGEHTEAMQRLLVQLADTSGDQRIKDYNRAIRYYADQLDRVWD; encoded by the coding sequence ATGAATGATCTGCAGCAGGCCTTACACTGGCGTCAGGAAGGGAGAATGCAGGAAGCCATCGAGCTTCTGCACAAGATTACGGAACGGGAGCCGGAAAATGGAGAAGGTTGGTATCAACTCGCTTGGGCCCATGATTCACTCGGTTTGGAACGGGAAGCAGTACCCTATTATGAACAAGCACTACAGCTGAAACTTTCCGCGGAAGATCGGGCTGGGGCTATTTTAGGTCTAGGGAGCACCTATCGTACGCTCGGACAATATGAGCAGGCCAGAACATGGTTGCTTACGGGGATTACGGAGTTTCCAGAGCACCGTGAATTCGAAGTGTTCTATGCCATGGTGCTCTACAACCTTGGAGAGCATACGGAAGCGATGCAGCGGCTGCTCGTTCAACTTGCGGATACTTCTGGAGATCAGCGAATCAAAGACTACAACCGGGCGATACGTTATTATGCCGATCAGCTGGATCGGGTCTGGGATTAA
- a CDS encoding LysR substrate-binding domain-containing protein produces MSLIKYEILNTVVEYGSLTKASEVLNITQSAVSHAITSLESDCGFSLLHRSRAGVRVTAEGERILGYTREIIRWAELMNQEISLIRGAEIGTVRIGTFASVSTQWLPGILKQFRLHHPGIEIKLWEGDYAEIENWLASGAIDLGFLSLGESTPFETITLQKDRMMCILPLDHDLASEESVSFELLLEQPFILPKWGGDNEIERLIRQHAAKLNVVYEVAEDQAIMAMVQSGLGISLLPEMVLQNHTHSLAIVPLAGDPYRMIGLACASLRNLSPAARRYIEEVQQWLGSDRGISHS; encoded by the coding sequence ATGTCTCTGATCAAATATGAGATTCTGAATACTGTCGTCGAATACGGCAGTCTGACCAAAGCATCCGAAGTCCTGAACATTACACAATCTGCCGTAAGCCACGCTATCACAAGTCTGGAGAGTGACTGCGGCTTTTCTCTGCTGCATCGAAGCCGCGCCGGTGTAAGGGTCACTGCTGAGGGGGAACGTATTCTCGGTTATACACGGGAGATTATACGCTGGGCGGAGCTGATGAATCAGGAGATTTCCTTGATCCGCGGCGCCGAGATCGGTACAGTACGCATCGGTACATTTGCCAGTGTCTCCACCCAGTGGCTTCCCGGTATTCTCAAGCAGTTCCGGCTTCACCATCCCGGGATTGAGATCAAGCTGTGGGAAGGTGACTATGCCGAGATTGAGAACTGGCTGGCCAGCGGTGCCATCGACCTTGGTTTTTTATCTCTTGGCGAATCAACACCATTCGAAACCATCACATTGCAAAAAGACAGGATGATGTGCATCCTGCCTCTTGATCATGATCTCGCTTCAGAGGAATCGGTATCATTCGAGCTTTTACTGGAACAGCCCTTCATCCTTCCCAAGTGGGGCGGTGACAACGAGATTGAACGTTTGATCCGGCAGCACGCCGCCAAGTTGAACGTTGTGTACGAAGTTGCCGAGGATCAGGCGATTATGGCCATGGTCCAGAGCGGACTTGGTATCAGTCTGCTTCCGGAGATGGTGCTGCAAAATCATACGCATTCCCTCGCTATTGTACCGCTTGCGGGAGATCCCTATCGAATGATTGGTCTAGCGTGCGCTTCGCTTCGCAATCTGTCACCGGCAGCACGTCGTTATATCGAGGAAGTACAGCAATGGCTAGGCTCTGATCGAGGAATATCACATTCATAA
- a CDS encoding SOS response-associated peptidase, whose amino-acid sequence MCERFSLAADLDEVRDHFKVQRVMYYYKNRYNISPTQHTPIILHQDGERVLDEFRWGFIPFWGRDAVNANLMTVHENPAYYKLVETKRCVIPCNGLYYWRQEGKKRYAVRVVMPDRGLFGIAGLYEIWKDTRKQPLRTCTMLMAGANLVTREFGSKMPAILAEDEINTWLDPANTRVTQLLPLLKTYNRTDMNLYPVTPMVANDEHDCYECVEEMEQKLAYVRSY is encoded by the coding sequence ATGTGCGAACGCTTTTCACTCGCGGCGGACCTGGATGAAGTCCGGGATCATTTCAAGGTACAGCGGGTCATGTATTACTATAAAAATCGTTATAACATCAGTCCAACGCAGCATACGCCGATCATTCTGCATCAGGATGGAGAACGGGTTCTGGATGAGTTCCGTTGGGGGTTTATACCGTTCTGGGGGCGGGATGCAGTGAATGCGAACTTGATGACCGTGCATGAAAATCCGGCGTATTACAAATTGGTTGAAACCAAACGATGCGTTATCCCATGCAACGGGCTGTATTACTGGCGCCAAGAAGGGAAAAAGCGTTATGCCGTGCGTGTTGTGATGCCGGATCGCGGTCTATTTGGCATTGCGGGGCTGTATGAGATTTGGAAAGACACCCGTAAGCAGCCGCTGCGTACCTGCACGATGCTTATGGCTGGTGCTAATCTCGTAACCCGCGAGTTCGGCAGTAAAATGCCGGCGATTCTTGCAGAGGACGAGATTAATACTTGGCTTGATCCAGCCAATACACGGGTAACGCAGCTGCTGCCGCTGCTCAAAACCTACAATCGCACAGATATGAATCTATATCCGGTCACACCGATGGTGGCTAATGATGAACATGATTGTTATGAATGTGTGGAAGAGATGGAACAGAAGCTGGCATATGTTCGGAGCTACTGA
- a CDS encoding response regulator transcription factor, which produces MNERIMVADDDSNITDVCCRYLEREGYTVVTARDGLEAIEMWRSQTPHLIVLDLMMPHKNGWEVCNEIRQTEDVPIIMLTARGEEQDRLMGLTMGADDYLTKPFSPRELVLRIKAVLRRTRTAQASSAASTHTISYEGMMIDFARREVKIGERLIDLTVTEFEMLYLLASHPGQVFSRSQMMSKIWDFSYEGDTTTVTVHIRRLREKIEQNASDPKYIKTVWGIGYKFAGGSS; this is translated from the coding sequence TTGAATGAGCGTATTATGGTGGCCGATGATGACAGCAATATTACAGACGTATGCTGCAGGTACCTGGAGCGGGAAGGTTATACGGTTGTAACAGCTAGGGATGGCTTGGAGGCGATTGAGATGTGGCGCAGTCAGACTCCGCATTTGATTGTGCTTGATCTGATGATGCCGCATAAAAATGGCTGGGAAGTCTGTAATGAGATTCGGCAAACGGAAGATGTACCGATTATCATGCTGACTGCTCGCGGGGAAGAGCAGGATCGACTAATGGGGCTGACTATGGGAGCCGATGATTATTTGACCAAACCCTTTAGTCCGAGAGAACTGGTCCTGCGTATCAAAGCAGTATTGCGGAGGACGCGAACAGCACAGGCCTCATCTGCTGCCTCCACACATACGATTAGTTATGAGGGGATGATGATTGATTTTGCGAGACGTGAAGTAAAGATCGGCGAACGGCTCATTGACTTAACGGTTACCGAGTTTGAGATGCTGTATTTGCTGGCAAGTCACCCCGGGCAGGTATTTTCACGCAGCCAGATGATGAGCAAAATTTGGGACTTCAGCTATGAGGGAGATACAACTACAGTGACCGTGCATATTCGGAGATTGAGGGAGAAGATTGAACAGAATGCTTCGGATCCGAAATATATCAAAACCGTATGGGGCATTGGTTACAAGTTTGCAGGTGGCTCGTCATGA
- a CDS encoding DMT family transporter: MDGVKGKQIQASRRADVQMLLATVIWGSSYLFMKSGLASIQELNLIALRFGIAFAAAGLLFHRRLWKVDRGTLAAGGILGTALFAAFVFITYGVQRTTASQAGFLISLAVIFVPILTTILRWRLPDKRLTISITVAVAGLGLLTLQHEMSLHLGDLLCILAALAYAVYIMLAGKYTPKHDPLTLGVVQLGTAALWGTAAAFLFETPQLPDTPESWASILGLGILCSGLGYMLQTFAQRHASPTRTSLIFSLEPLFAAAFAFIFQGESLTLQGYVGAALMLAGVLITEIKVSLPIFRRSKRPVL; encoded by the coding sequence ATGGACGGGGTAAAGGGAAAACAAATTCAAGCATCACGAAGAGCAGATGTGCAGATGCTGCTCGCAACCGTTATATGGGGGTCTTCCTATCTGTTTATGAAATCAGGACTAGCCTCTATTCAGGAACTTAATCTAATTGCTTTGCGATTCGGCATAGCTTTTGCAGCGGCAGGGCTGCTGTTCCACAGGCGTTTGTGGAAAGTGGATCGTGGGACACTGGCAGCGGGAGGTATTCTCGGTACAGCTTTATTTGCTGCTTTTGTCTTCATTACTTATGGTGTGCAGCGGACAACGGCGTCCCAGGCGGGATTTCTGATCAGTCTGGCTGTCATTTTCGTGCCGATATTAACGACGATCCTGCGTTGGCGGCTGCCGGATAAACGACTGACTATCAGCATTACGGTCGCTGTAGCAGGACTTGGATTATTGACGCTGCAGCATGAAATGAGTCTGCACCTCGGGGATCTGTTGTGTATTCTCGCAGCACTGGCGTATGCCGTTTATATCATGCTTGCAGGTAAATACACGCCAAAGCATGATCCGCTTACTCTTGGCGTTGTTCAGCTGGGGACTGCGGCACTATGGGGAACCGCAGCCGCATTTTTGTTCGAAACGCCGCAGCTGCCGGATACCCCGGAATCATGGGCATCAATCTTGGGACTTGGCATATTATGCAGCGGGCTTGGTTACATGCTGCAGACTTTCGCGCAGCGTCATGCATCGCCGACGAGAACCAGCCTGATCTTTTCGCTGGAGCCGCTGTTTGCGGCAGCGTTTGCCTTTATTTTTCAAGGAGAGTCACTTACACTTCAAGGATACGTTGGAGCAGCGCTGATGCTGGCAGGCGTTCTGATCACAGAGATCAAAGTGTCTCTGCCTATCTTCAGACGCAGCAAACGCCCGGTACTGTAA
- a CDS encoding LacI family DNA-binding transcriptional regulator — MLIMKPNKTRMNKTCFVHPGFYATLDGKSGKSGEQMGKRVTMQQIADAAGVSKFAVSRALTGKPGVSEYTREMIMRTAGQLGYFKTDPKRYPVSDPLSVSAKPRKKCEGTILVLFPNIRSQNRSSLYWGPVFDGISARLNEMGMDILTLTEPSSDHMFSVLNPEAIRGVITVGTISTSVLLEIYRLRIPLVMVDHEDSAIHADTVFADNVKCMKEMVLMLAAKGYKRFQFAGQLPDAVSFRERWLGYRMGLEEMNLKAEQHPGLLVQEYIEMQQTIKDMKHEDIPEVVICANDHTAFIIMEALRNRAVEVPERCAVTGFDNTRTDDPILATAYIPKEHLGARAVDQLLWRMNNPEAPHERKLIHAALMMRDEYHSIQT; from the coding sequence ATGCTTATTATGAAGCCTAACAAAACCCGGATGAACAAAACTTGTTTTGTTCATCCGGGTTTTTATGCTACACTGGATGGAAAATCAGGAAAATCGGGTGAGCAGATGGGCAAAAGAGTGACGATGCAGCAGATTGCAGATGCAGCGGGGGTATCCAAGTTCGCTGTTTCTCGTGCGCTGACGGGAAAGCCGGGGGTTAGTGAGTACACGCGAGAAATGATTATGAGGACTGCAGGGCAGCTGGGTTATTTTAAAACAGACCCGAAGCGTTATCCAGTGTCAGACCCTCTTTCTGTCAGTGCAAAACCAAGGAAGAAGTGTGAGGGCACCATACTGGTTCTATTTCCTAACATACGCTCACAAAATCGTTCTTCTTTGTATTGGGGCCCTGTATTCGACGGCATCTCAGCCCGGTTGAATGAAATGGGGATGGACATCTTAACGCTGACAGAACCTTCTTCGGATCATATGTTTTCAGTTCTGAATCCCGAGGCGATTCGGGGAGTAATTACGGTCGGTACGATCTCGACATCGGTACTGCTCGAAATATACCGTCTGCGCATCCCGCTTGTCATGGTCGATCACGAGGATTCGGCCATTCATGCCGATACCGTGTTTGCCGACAACGTAAAGTGTATGAAAGAGATGGTGCTTATGCTTGCAGCGAAGGGATACAAGCGGTTCCAGTTTGCCGGTCAGCTGCCGGATGCGGTCAGCTTCCGGGAACGCTGGCTGGGATATCGGATGGGACTGGAGGAGATGAATCTGAAGGCAGAGCAGCATCCGGGACTGCTGGTACAGGAGTATATCGAAATGCAGCAGACGATCAAAGACATGAAGCATGAAGACATTCCAGAAGTGGTCATATGTGCGAACGATCATACAGCGTTTATCATTATGGAGGCTTTGCGGAACCGTGCGGTTGAGGTGCCCGAGCGCTGCGCAGTCACGGGGTTTGATAATACCCGGACGGATGATCCTATTTTGGCTACAGCTTATATTCCCAAAGAACATCTCGGGGCGCGGGCTGTAGATCAGCTGCTGTGGCGGATGAACAATCCGGAAGCCCCCCATGAACGAAAGTTAATTCACGCGGCATTAATGATGAGGGATGAGTATCACTCCATACAAACTTAA
- a CDS encoding NADH-dependent flavin oxidoreductase gives MNPKYSKMFEQVSLPSGITLKNRIVLAPMTHMSSNSDGTVSDAELAYYARRTGGAGMSVTAVTHVTPNGIGFPAQFGSYDDSFIPGLKRLAETIKQQGSAAVLQMFHAGRLTPEQAVPAGEVVAPSAVASERPGSPEPREMTDEEITSVIRDFGEATRRAIEAGFDGVEIHGANGYLIQQFFSPHSNRREDRWGGSVEKRLAFPLAVVDEVQRVAAEHTKLPFIVGYRFSPEEPETPGLTMEDTYALVDALKDKNLDYLHVSLNEFWSKPRRGEEDTRSRIEYILDRVGGKVPVIGVGAIHTADEAAAALETGVPLLAIGRELIIEPDWVEKIESGREEDIETILTKADQERLVIPDGLWNAIIHTPGWFPMADDK, from the coding sequence ATGAATCCAAAGTATTCCAAAATGTTTGAACAAGTTTCACTGCCAAGCGGCATTACGCTGAAAAACCGGATCGTGCTTGCTCCTATGACTCATATGTCCTCTAATTCAGATGGCACGGTATCCGATGCTGAGCTTGCATATTATGCACGCCGCACTGGGGGAGCGGGGATGTCGGTTACAGCAGTAACTCATGTTACGCCTAACGGAATTGGATTCCCTGCCCAATTTGGTTCTTACGACGACAGTTTTATCCCCGGACTGAAACGTCTGGCTGAAACGATCAAACAGCAAGGCTCTGCTGCTGTACTGCAAATGTTTCATGCAGGCCGTCTGACACCGGAACAAGCCGTTCCAGCAGGTGAGGTGGTCGCACCTAGTGCCGTTGCAAGTGAACGTCCCGGCTCTCCGGAGCCTAGAGAAATGACGGATGAAGAGATTACATCCGTCATTCGTGATTTCGGTGAAGCGACTCGCCGTGCGATTGAAGCCGGTTTCGACGGTGTTGAGATCCATGGCGCAAACGGGTACCTGATCCAGCAGTTTTTCTCTCCGCACTCCAACCGTCGCGAAGACCGCTGGGGCGGCAGTGTAGAGAAACGTCTGGCATTCCCGCTTGCGGTGGTAGACGAAGTACAGCGTGTCGCTGCCGAGCATACGAAGCTTCCGTTTATTGTGGGATACCGCTTCTCCCCGGAAGAGCCTGAAACGCCGGGTCTGACGATGGAGGATACGTATGCACTTGTCGATGCTTTAAAAGATAAAAACCTCGATTACCTGCACGTTTCCTTGAATGAGTTCTGGTCGAAGCCAAGACGGGGTGAAGAAGATACACGTTCCCGGATCGAATATATTCTGGATCGTGTGGGCGGCAAAGTGCCTGTGATCGGTGTAGGCGCGATCCACACCGCAGACGAGGCGGCAGCAGCTCTGGAGACGGGGGTCCCGCTGCTGGCTATTGGACGTGAGCTAATTATCGAGCCGGACTGGGTCGAGAAGATTGAAAGCGGACGGGAAGAGGACATTGAGACAATTCTGACGAAAGCGGATCAGGAGCGTCTGGTCATCCCTGACGGATTGTGGAATGCGATTATCCATACACCGGGTTGGTTCCCTATGGCAGACGACAAATAA